The window atatatattctctctaATAAGGGCTCAATACGTGGTAATCTAATCAACATGTGGTGTCCAAGCTGTCCCCTCAACTATCGAGTGGGTGTTCAATCCCTCTCTTTAATCATATCTAACTTCTTACGCTCACGAGCATAAATTGCTTATGAGTAAGTTAGACAATACTAATATTTGTCTTATTATTTTGGCACTAGAAAGAAGGCCAATATTGTAAGAACGCCAATCCACCCACTCGCTCGACAAGAGCTCTAGTGATAGTGCTTCTCTCCTAATCCACATCATGATCAACACGGCCCAACGTGCTCTCTACCATGATAATGCGATCGACACGACCCAAGATGCTCTCCATGTTGATAGTGTTGTCGATATGGTCCAAGGTGTGCTCGCTACGATGGCAGCATGATTGACATGACCCAAGGTGATCCATGATGATAGCACAACCGGCATGTGATAGCACGATCAATATGGCTTGAAGCACTCCTTACATTGACAGCACGATCGACATGGGCCATACCGCTCTCCACAATGATAACATGGCCAACATATCCCAAAGTGCTTCTCTACAATGACAACTCGACTGAAACGATCCAAAGCGCTCTCTGTGATAATAATTCGACCATGATGACTTGAGGTGCTCTTTATGATGATGATGCAACCGACACATCTCGAAACACTCCCTACGATGACAACACAACTAACACAACTCGAAGCACTCTCTATAATAACGAAGAGACTATCATGGGCCGAAGAGCTCTTTATGATGATAATATGATCACAATGAGCTAAAGTGTTCTCTACGATGACACCAAGACTAGTATAGCCCAAAACACTTTACGATAATAATACGACTGACACCACTTGAAGCACTCTCCATGATGAGAGTATGGCCAATACAACCTAAAGCACTCTCTATAACGACAACATGGTTGGCTCGATCTAAGGTACTTGACAGTCAACATGGCCTAATGCGCTCTCTACGACTACGACGCGACTAGCATAGTTCAAGGTACTCTCTACAATGACGGCACGATCGACGTGGCTTGAAGGCTCCTTTCAACAACAACATGATCGAAGTGCTTGAAGTGCCCCCTTCGATGATTGCATGATCGAAACGACCCAAAGCATCTTAACAGTCGATGTGTCTTTCGTGGATATAAGCATCACCGATACGTAATGCATCCTTCATGGATAAAAAGTATCATAATGACCAACACGTCCTTTGTGAACATAAGTGTCTTTAACGACGAGAGTATCTTAAGCGGTCGATGTGTTATCCATGAACATAAGCATCTTTAATGTAAAGAAAAAGGACATATGCAAGATTTTCCTCGGACCTTTATGTCAATATCTTACTCAAATTGAAAGAAAGTGAATGGTCAAGAAGAActtatagaaaataaaagaaaataaaaaaatgatagaaaAGTAGGGATAAAGGGATTTCCAAGAACGTAGAGACCAGCGTTCTTgattgatgaggaggaggaggtcacTTGGAACAAGGATTCCTATAACAACAacgatgagggtaataattacgaAAAGACTCACGTGACATCAGCTGCACCAGATGACGCATCACGCCTCTGTTGACTTGATGAGGCACTTGGTCAACGTGGACCGGAACGCCTACCAAGACGCATTAACGTCCTGTTCAGATTCGATCCCTCGCGCCACACCAACGACAACATCAAACACTACCAGAAGTATGGTCTTGCTCCCTACGGGCTAGCACATCAGGCAACGGTgattctcactataaaaaccctcgcgctatgagggagaggaagaaaaaaagaagaggaaacggagaacttagctaaagaaaccccctACGACTAtctactaacttgatcgtcggaggggtcgggtcgagctcctcgacccgacctttgtgcaggtgcgaaggcggAGGTCGTCCATTAAAGTCGCAGGCGGGGCGTCCTCTCCCGGTggaaacgacgaccccgtcccgatcgggacACCGCAACCGGCCATCTCAGCAatctcgaggaacgccccagagAAATCCCCCACCATCCGgatccgaaccaagccgcgttgcCCCGAAACCACGGCTTCAAGTTGTCTACACCAACAAACAACAACAATCGAGTTGTTATAGGTGGACGACGTttcaaaacatttgccaagaacgAGCAAACGAGTCTCGATTCACATTGGCATGGATGCCCTCACCTCACCTCCCAATTCTCCACTGATATTTGGGTCTATTAAAACCCTATTAGTGGTGGGACTGAGCTCATATCTTCTCTACCCATGCTCGCATGATGAAAAGCCTCTTCGGCCAAAGAGGTCAGTCGTCCATTTTTTATTGCATGCACATGTTGGTTAATTGTCACCGCATCTACTCCAAATCGATGAATGAATCTGATAAGCTCGAACGACTTTGATTTGATTTGACACATCAAAGTTAAGTATTCATAATCGAACATTTGTCTCCTTAACACCCCTAAAAAATGTAATCACCAAAGTACATCCATCCTAAGCTCATGCTAAAATAAATCCAATCACAGTCGTCGAGTGAGGAAGGAGAGATCGAAACCCTACGTGGAACAACTTACTGTGTTTCTTAAATACAGTAATTGCGTGGGACCAAATAGCTTCTGACGACCGAGCTAGTTTTGGACTTGGTCTTCCTTCTCGTTGCCCACTTCCGTCGTGTCGAATCTAATTAGGCAAGCGTGTAAACAAAACTAACCCACACGGCCGTATTAAAACATGTTGCAGTCAACTAAAGCTTACGAATGCACAGTTCTAATGTTGGACTTTTAAATGGGTTGATAACATCTGCATATAGTCTTTGCAATGACAACTCTTGATTGATTGACCGTTCCACCTTTAGATCTTCATTTGGTCCACTCGAGATGTTGCCCCTCCAAATCTATATATATACTAACCTAAAATCAACTTACAAATTCAAATGTCAACTAAAAAAAATGTATCCGAGTGTCACCCAAATGGGTTAACTTATTCAAAGTCTATGACTCTAAACATTGGGACCGTAAAACATGATGTAGAGCTGAAAGAAAAGAGAGCTAAGAAAAAAAGGATTATAATAAATTTAAGGTCCTCAAATCTTTGAAAATTCAAAAAGAATTTTCTTGACAATATTCTTTACTGTTGGATAGATATGCAAATTTGAAGAATTAATATGTAAATCCTAAAATATTTGAAGGATTAAGATTATTCTTTTATATCgttgttaagaaaaaaaataaatgattaaaACATATTTATATCTTAgttataagaaatataaaatcaattaattatCATTCACCACGTCAATGTCATATCAGGTGCCAAAACCCTCCTATCCACAGAAATAAAAGCCTAAAAATCAATTGTCCGATCGTTGAACTATCTTCTTCACAAAATATTTGTAAGAATATTTTCAAAAAATCAAAAGGCAATTCAGATCGATTATGAACCAACTCCCAACTCTCATGTgaaatattcataggaatatttTCGAAATATCAAGAGGTAATTCGGGTCGATTACAAACCGACTCTCCTATAAAATATTCACAGAAATATTCTCGAAATACCAAAAGGTAGTTTGGCTCGATTACGAACTGATTTTATGTGAAATATTGTTCAAATACCATAAGGCAATTCGGGTCAATTATAAATCGACACCTTGTTGAATATTCATTGAAATATTTTCGAAAGATCATAATGTAATTCTAGTTGATTACAAATTATATTCACTACAGAATTTTTGTGAGATATTCTTCCTCCTCGATATTAGTATAAAGTTATATACTTAGCTATAGATTAGGGAAAAGATCATACTGATTAGTAAAAATCATCTTTGTGCCGTAAGCGAGTGTGAAAAAATCATACTGATTAGTAAAAAGATACATACTTAGCTATAGAttaggggaaaaaaaaagaaacgatCTTTATGCAATAAACGAGTCTGAAAAAAATCATACTCTATCTCGGAGAACTTCTCACGTATGAATTAGAACCATATCATGTTGATAAATATCAACGATATTTTCCTAGCGAGAAACGTTCTATTTATAGGTAGGTATTCCTCCATTAGTGGGAGATGTCTGTGGCGAGTATTTATTTGGTTAGGAACAGTAGATCGAAGCGAACAAGAAAACGTCCTCTACTAGTCAAAAAGCCTTCAAAAGTAGTGCACAAACGAGAGTTCAGCCTAACCTTGTCGACCTCCACACCGTCTCTGTGGCTGCAGATTCGTCAGCCTCGCTTTCGATTGCCAGGGAGATGACAACTCTTCTGGTTGGAGTTGTCTGGAGTAAAAGTGAAGCAGAAGGACATGCAAAAATCCGCGCGAGGGGAATGCAGTGTGAGCGTGTCATACGACGAAGTCACGCTCTGTCCTTTCGACGAAAAGGAATTCTTCACTGCTTTCTTTCTGTTCCGAAGAAAAGTCCTTCACATAAGGCGAAAATGGGTTGGATAAAGTGACTCCCACCCGTCATTATGACGAACAGTTGGAGGGCGGGACGGGGTTCTCACGGTGTTGCTCCCCCCACCCCCGGCGACTTTGGTTCGCCGCTGACGTCCTCCTCTCGCGCGTGTCGACCCCAAGCAGCTCGGACCGGTGGGTTGCACCTGCGTCCATCAGATGCTCCTAGTCTAACATATTCTTGCGTGGGTAAGAATGACGACAGAATAAGCAAGCACGAATGTTACCCGTGAATGCATCAGACCGCTTCGTGGCGAGCTCCGTCCTCCCCTCGTGCGAGGGTTGAGCCCGACCAAACGAAGACGGGTCGCGTGTGGCTACTGCGAATGACCTACCACCGCAGCTCTTCCGTGGGTTGGTTGATTCGGTGCATGGATGGCGTCAAGAGGGGACGCGTTCTCTTAACTGGGGAAAGACCGAGCCTTTGATCGCCTCCTCTTCTCGGTCAAACGCCACCAAAACTGCACCGACCTGCATAACGTCACTGTCTCTCACATTCCACAAAGCCAATCACTACTGTTATCGATGCATATatttgtgtgtgcgcgcgcgcgcgtCTAGGATCATATGTGGTGTGATCTCTATCGCTTCGAAGGCTGCTAGTTTGGACTGCGAGGTTGAGAGACTGAGTCATCATGCAGAGGACCGGAAACGAGGAGGATGGGAAGCAGGAGGGGTCGGACATCGTCGAGACCGAGAGCGTCGGCAGCGACCGCGGGGGCTTCAGTGGCCCGCTCAGCAAGCGCGGCAGCCGGAAGAGCGCCCGCTTCAACCTCCCGGCCCCCGCCGCCGGAGTCGATGACGAGGCCTACGTGGAGATCACCCTGGACGTGCGCGAGGACACAGTGGCGGTGCACAGCGTCAAGCCGGCGGCCGGCGGCGGAGGGGGCGGGGAGGTGGAGAATCCGGAGATGTCGCTGCTGGCGCGGACGCTGGAGCAGCGGTCGGCGTCGTTCGGGTCGTCGGTGATCCGGACCGCCTCGTCGCGGATCCGGCAGGTGTCCCAGGAGCTCCGGCAGCTGGCATCGGCGACCAAGCGGCCGGCCGTCGGGAAATTCGACCGGTCCAGGTCGGCCGCGGCCCACGCGCTCAAGGGGCTCAAGTTCATCACCAAGACCGACGGCGCCACCGGGTGGCCGGCGGTCGAGAAGCGCTTCGACGAGCTTGCCGTCGACGGCGCTCTCCACCGCTCCGTCTTCGGCCAGTGCATCGGTAATTATTCATTTGTGCTCTGTTTCCCTTGGTAATCAAACTGATCATTTTTTTGCTTCGGATGATCTGTCATCATACTTAGGCATGAAAGAGAAGGAGTTCGCCGGAGAGCTATTCGACGCGATGGCGAGGAGGAGAAATATCACCGGCGACAAGATCACCAAGGCCGAGCTACGAGAGTTCTGGGAGCAGATCGCCGACCAGAGCTTCGACTCCAGGCTTCAGACCTTCTTCGACATGTATGTAACTGACATTAACTTGAGAAGACGAGTCCCTACGAAGTCTTCAAACTCGCTCACTGTCTCCCAATGCGCAGGGTGGACAAGAACTTGGACGGACGAATAACAGAAGAAGAGGTCAAAGAGGTAATCTTCTCAATAACTCGTACCTGATGCCTGTGAGCAATCGATTCGAGGTTTCCGGTTAACACTGCAAATGTCCGCGGAACAGATCATCTCCCTGAGCGCCTCCGCCAACAAGCTGTCGAAGATCCAAGAGCAGGCGGAGGAGTATGCGCGGCTCATCATGGAAGAGCTCGACCCCAACGAGCTTGGCTACATTGAGGTGATTACTTACAGCAACCACTGCAACTGAGCTTGACTGGTTGATGTCGATGGAATGAGCTGATAGTTTTCACATGATGAGCAGATATACAACCTGGAGATGCTGTTGCTGCAAGCCCCGAGCCAGTCGATGAGGATAGGGACGACCAATAGCCGGAACCTGAGCCAGCTGCTGAGCCAGAATCTGAGGCCGACGCAGGAGCCGAACCCGGTCCGGCGGTGGTACCAGCGCACCAAGTACTTCCTGGAGGACAACTGGCAGCGGGTGTGGGTGATGGCGCTGTGGCTCTGCGCCTGCGCCGCCCTCTTCACCTGGAAGTTCATCCAGTATCGCCACCGGGCGGTGTACCACGTCATGGGCTACTGCGTCTGCGTCGCCAAGGGCGGCGCCGAGACCCTCAAGTTCAACATGGCCCTCATCCTCCTCCCCGTCTGCCGGAACACCGTCACCTGGCTCCGCACCAAAACCAAGCTCGGCAAGATCGTCCCCTTCGATGACAATCTCAACTTCCACAAGGTAGCTTCTCAAGCCCAACACAAATCTCAAGCATAAATTGTGAAGAAACGATGACAGAGAGCCGAGTGCAGGTGATCGCGGTCGGGATTGCTGTGGGTGTCGGGCTACATGCCATCTCGCACTTGACGTGCGACTTCCCACGGCTGCTGCACGCGACCGACGCGGAGTACGAGCCGATGAAACACTTCTTCGGGTACACCAGGCCGAACAACTACTGGTGGTTCGTGAAGGGCACCGAGGGCTGGACGGGGGTGGTGATGGTGGTGCTGATGGCCGTCGCCTTCACGCTAGCCACGCCGTGGTTCCGCCGCGGCCGGGTCAGCTTGCCCAGGCCCTTTAACCGCCTCACCGGCTTCAACGCCTTCTGGTACTCCCACCACCTCTTCGTCATCGTCTACATCCTCTTCATCGTCCACGGCTACTTCCTCTACCTCACAAAGAAATGGTACAAGAGAACGGTAAGCAACCAAAATCTTCTCCCGCTCGCATCGCATCGCATCATCGATCACTTCACTGAACATCCCCAAATTGTTCTTCCTCAGACTTGGATGTATCTGGCGGTCCCGATGATCCTCTACGCGAGCGAACGGCTGATAAGGGCCTTCAGGTCGAGCATCAGGCCGGTTAAGATACGGAAGGTGGCGGTGTATCCCGGCAACGTGTTGGCTCTCCATGTGTCCAAGCCGCAGGGCTTCAAGTACCGAAGTGGACAGTACGTCTTCGTCAACTGCGCTGCCGTCTCCCCCTTCCAATGGTAAACATTATTCTTTGTCTCATTCCACACAAAAAATATACTAGAATTGCAAATATATCAGTTCTCTTATGTGCTGCAAACAGGCATCCGTTCTCCATCACCTCGGCTCCGCAAGACGACTACATCAGCGTGCACATACGGACGCTCGGTGACTGGAC of the Musa acuminata AAA Group cultivar baxijiao chromosome BXJ2-10, Cavendish_Baxijiao_AAA, whole genome shotgun sequence genome contains:
- the LOC135624983 gene encoding respiratory burst oxidase homolog protein C-like, with product MQRTGNEEDGKQEGSDIVETESVGSDRGGFSGPLSKRGSRKSARFNLPAPAAGVDDEAYVEITLDVREDTVAVHSVKPAAGGGGGGEVENPEMSLLARTLEQRSASFGSSVIRTASSRIRQVSQELRQLASATKRPAVGKFDRSRSAAAHALKGLKFITKTDGATGWPAVEKRFDELAVDGALHRSVFGQCIGMKEKEFAGELFDAMARRRNITGDKITKAELREFWEQIADQSFDSRLQTFFDMVDKNLDGRITEEEVKEIISLSASANKLSKIQEQAEEYARLIMEELDPNELGYIEIYNLEMLLLQAPSQSMRIGTTNSRNLSQLLSQNLRPTQEPNPVRRWYQRTKYFLEDNWQRVWVMALWLCACAALFTWKFIQYRHRAVYHVMGYCVCVAKGGAETLKFNMALILLPVCRNTVTWLRTKTKLGKIVPFDDNLNFHKVIAVGIAVGVGLHAISHLTCDFPRLLHATDAEYEPMKHFFGYTRPNNYWWFVKGTEGWTGVVMVVLMAVAFTLATPWFRRGRVSLPRPFNRLTGFNAFWYSHHLFVIVYILFIVHGYFLYLTKKWYKRTTWMYLAVPMILYASERLIRAFRSSIRPVKIRKVAVYPGNVLALHVSKPQGFKYRSGQYVFVNCAAVSPFQWHPFSITSAPQDDYISVHIRTLGDWTRQLKAVFSEVCQPPTGGKSGLLRADYGDSSNNRANPSFPRVLIDGPYGAPAQDYKKYEVVLLVGLGIGATPFISIVKDIVNNIKQLESLGLSDIDDDDLKNGGGGVSNSSNGDHKRHASTSVSTSSFRTRRAYFYWVTREQDSFEWFRGVMNEVAETDKKGVIELHNYCTSVYEEGDARSALIAMLQSLNHAKHGVDVVSGTRVKSHFARPNWRNVYKRIALNHRDKRIGVFYCGAPTLTKELRQLAQDFSHKTTTKFDFHKENF